From a single Stanieria cyanosphaera PCC 7437 genomic region:
- a CDS encoding phage terminase large subunit family protein yields MDADTLLKQVKSKFLKPVAKILVSDWCEKHLQLPQTSAEPGLWRRDRAPYQSGLMDAVCESHVRKVTIMTSAQTGKSTICNAIIARYIDIDPCPIMFTQPTIQLAQRYSKEKLSPMISDIKVLSDKIIQAERNAASTILMKLFKGGLLCLSGANSPASLASMSIRLLLCDEIDKYPANCNHEGDPVDLAIQRTTTYWNYKVILVSTPSIKGASRIEDSYEKSDKRLFFVPCPHCGYKQHLVWERIQYSGKGSNDFNPDLGVYYICESCETPIAESYKSSMVRSGEWIATAKPENANHVGFHCNRLISPWVNWIDMAYDYETSKHDPLQLQVFVNSSLGLPFEHNLGDSLDWEKLHQRSEASTYQRGQIPDGVLMLTAGVDVQGDRLEVSIWGYGRGEQSWLIDHHQILGNPLENEVWQQLVNVITKPYLLPNDCQIKTIATCVDSGYLTQDVYNQVRKLKHLHVFAIKGQAGSGKLFVNRPRHMDITHKGRVIHKGIQLYVLGVDSGKEVLYYRSKIETPGSKYINFPKGLDTNYFQGFCSEVQVKKHRAGQNYFVWEKLAGIHNNEPLDCALYSLAAAHLVGITRMNWSQLEASFIPPIKPENDNVDNKKTTTFNKSISLKKRNWSTDF; encoded by the coding sequence ATGGATGCTGATACCTTACTCAAGCAAGTTAAAAGTAAATTTCTCAAACCTGTAGCCAAAATTCTGGTAAGTGATTGGTGTGAGAAACATTTACAATTACCTCAAACATCGGCTGAACCTGGATTATGGAGACGCGATCGCGCACCTTATCAATCAGGATTGATGGATGCTGTTTGTGAGTCTCATGTTAGAAAAGTAACGATCATGACTAGCGCACAAACGGGTAAATCAACCATTTGTAACGCCATTATCGCTAGATATATAGACATCGATCCGTGTCCGATCATGTTTACTCAACCTACTATTCAGCTTGCTCAACGCTACAGTAAGGAAAAATTATCTCCTATGATTTCAGACATTAAAGTATTGTCTGACAAAATCATTCAAGCTGAAAGAAACGCAGCATCAACAATTTTAATGAAACTGTTTAAAGGTGGATTGCTATGTCTATCAGGTGCTAATTCTCCTGCATCACTAGCATCTATGTCGATTAGGCTGTTATTGTGCGACGAAATTGACAAATACCCTGCTAATTGTAACCACGAGGGCGATCCCGTCGATCTGGCAATTCAAAGAACTACAACTTATTGGAATTACAAAGTTATTCTGGTGTCAACACCTAGTATCAAAGGTGCTAGCAGAATTGAAGATAGTTACGAAAAATCTGATAAAAGATTATTTTTTGTACCATGTCCTCATTGTGGTTATAAGCAACATCTTGTTTGGGAACGCATTCAATATTCAGGTAAAGGTAGTAATGATTTTAATCCCGATCTTGGTGTTTACTATATTTGTGAATCTTGTGAGACACCAATAGCTGAAAGTTATAAATCTAGTATGGTGCGTTCTGGTGAATGGATTGCCACCGCTAAACCTGAAAATGCTAATCATGTAGGTTTTCATTGCAACAGATTGATTAGCCCTTGGGTTAATTGGATTGATATGGCTTATGACTATGAGACATCAAAGCACGATCCTTTACAGTTACAAGTGTTTGTCAATTCAAGTCTAGGATTACCTTTTGAGCATAACCTTGGTGATAGTCTTGATTGGGAAAAATTACACCAACGCTCTGAGGCTAGCACCTACCAACGAGGTCAAATTCCTGATGGTGTTTTAATGCTTACAGCAGGTGTTGATGTTCAAGGCGATCGCTTAGAAGTTTCAATTTGGGGTTATGGTCGTGGCGAGCAATCATGGTTGATCGACCATCATCAAATCTTGGGTAATCCTTTAGAAAATGAAGTTTGGCAACAACTTGTCAATGTTATTACTAAACCTTATTTACTTCCTAATGATTGCCAAATAAAAACGATTGCTACTTGTGTAGACTCAGGTTATCTAACTCAAGATGTTTACAACCAAGTACGTAAACTCAAACATCTTCATGTCTTTGCTATTAAAGGTCAAGCTGGTTCTGGTAAGTTATTTGTCAACCGACCACGACACATGGATATTACTCATAAAGGTAGGGTTATTCATAAAGGCATTCAGCTTTATGTTTTAGGTGTCGATAGTGGTAAAGAAGTTCTTTACTATCGAAGCAAAATTGAAACACCTGGAAGTAAATATATTAACTTTCCAAAAGGTTTAGATACTAATTACTTTCAAGGGTTTTGTAGTGAAGTACAAGTTAAAAAACATCGTGCAGGACAAAATTATTTTGTTTGGGAAAAACTAGCAGGTATACACAATAACGAGCCTCTAGATTGCGCTTTATATAGTTTAGCAGCAGCACATTTAGTAGGAATAACTAGAATGAATTGGTCACAATTAGAAGCTAGCTTTATTCCACCTATAAAACCTGAAAATGATAATGTTGATAATAAAAAAACAACTACTTTTAATAAGTCTATATCTTTAAAAAAACGTAATTGGAGTACTGATTTTTGA
- a CDS encoding ribbon-helix-helix domain-containing protein → MSLYLTPSLKKQLEQLAKVNNRTMSNMVEVLIIEAIEKAKTNNQI, encoded by the coding sequence ATGTCTTTGTATTTGACACCATCCCTAAAAAAACAACTAGAACAACTTGCAAAAGTCAATAATCGCACTATGAGCAATATGGTTGAAGTTTTGATAATTGAAGCTATAGAAAAAGCTAAAACTAATAATCAAATATGA
- a CDS encoding telomere resolvase: MAIARIDEFLEKLEPLTSAIEIKVICNQELDYLRNELSIETVYSVKGYPNGVKGDARRLKTQISAYRNAIKTLETNYKNSIRKIVNGDKVLEHKALKYFNLAKHEKNDVNQRDRQRVRQDKTNRPSFKAVDAIECAKSLLHSDSYISKVAGLYLLTGRRHEELLITGKFDNPFFDIENESLISDWLEFDIESSLFSGQVKRKNNDDIPYNIPLLAPLETIQDAINWLRINTPHQPGQRPKGSKELGLKVRKEFQDNKLLPIPSGKDTYLNPHNLRSAYAAICWQLYRNSEAIYNCTEDIFVKAIMGHTEETTQSAQSYLDYELNNTEIEKLIAYYG; the protein is encoded by the coding sequence ATGGCTATTGCTAGAATAGATGAATTTTTAGAAAAATTAGAACCTTTAACAAGTGCTATTGAGATTAAAGTTATCTGTAATCAAGAATTAGACTATTTAAGAAATGAGTTATCAATTGAAACTGTTTATAGTGTAAAAGGTTATCCTAATGGTGTTAAAGGTGATGCTCGTAGACTTAAAACCCAAATTTCAGCATACAGAAATGCTATAAAAACATTAGAAACTAATTATAAAAATAGTATTAGAAAAATAGTTAATGGTGATAAAGTTCTAGAACATAAAGCGTTGAAATATTTCAATCTTGCCAAGCATGAAAAAAATGATGTCAACCAACGCGATCGCCAAAGAGTTAGACAAGATAAAACCAATCGACCTAGTTTTAAGGCTGTTGATGCTATCGAATGTGCTAAGTCACTACTACACAGCGATAGCTACATTTCAAAAGTTGCAGGTTTATATCTACTTACTGGTCGTAGACATGAAGAACTATTAATAACTGGTAAGTTTGATAACCCTTTTTTTGATATAGAGAATGAGTCTTTAATTTCAGATTGGTTAGAGTTTGATATCGAATCATCGTTATTTTCAGGACAAGTTAAACGCAAAAATAATGATGATATTCCTTACAATATACCTTTATTAGCACCATTAGAAACAATTCAAGATGCTATTAATTGGTTGAGAATCAATACCCCTCATCAACCTGGACAAAGACCAAAAGGTAGTAAGGAATTGGGATTAAAAGTTAGAAAAGAGTTTCAGGATAACAAGCTTTTACCTATACCATCAGGAAAAGATACTTATCTCAATCCCCACAATCTCAGATCGGCTTATGCAGCTATCTGTTGGCAACTGTACCGTAACTCTGAAGCTATTTATAACTGTACTGAGGATATTTTTGTCAAAGCAATCATGGGACATACTGAAGAAACAACTCAATCGGCTCAAAGCTATTTAGATTACGAGTTAAACAATACTGAAATTGAAAAATTGATTGCTTACTATGGGTAA